From the Limimonas halophila genome, one window contains:
- a CDS encoding GTP-binding protein produces the protein MAKSQFERDKPHVNIGTIGHVDHGKTTLTAA, from the coding sequence ATGGCGAAGTCGCAGTTTGAGAGGGACAAGCCGCACGTCAACATTGGGACGATTGGTCACGTTGACCATGGGAAGACGACGTTGACGGCGGC